The following are encoded in a window of Scophthalmus maximus strain ysfricsl-2021 chromosome 6, ASM2237912v1, whole genome shotgun sequence genomic DNA:
- the oser1 gene encoding oxidative stress-responsive serine-rich protein 1, protein MEAGGKDCEEETLQTAFKKLRVDAESGPGAVSVSEALALRAAPRPCLDASGAKPKLSCPKDNWHGCMRKTSRGASRSQRRRRSKSPILHPPKFTYCSAATAGASALSTPSGCLKHQRLAVPEATDPHRVVEGRSASSSAALPAKKEILSTGTQGRISPLVFGSCAAVVSSSEIPGIVTTVAGQERGSFGDVQASEEGGTEKSACDRAAADFRALSERHSPADGCLPSCSCAQSNSSDSQEESGPAAENQCQCQSHHQGWNGVEVYSFTGLRNVISECELGLPSHATAARTLSANGNTTAAASSSSSSGSPRSCSEQARSYVDDITIEDLSGYMEYYLYMPKKMSHMAEMMYT, encoded by the exons ATGGAGGCAGGAGGGAAGGACTGTGAAGAGGAGACACTGCAGACGGCGTTCAAGAAGCTCAGGGTCGATGCTGAGAG CGGACCCGGAGCCGTGAGTGTGTCCGAGGCGTTGGCTCTCAGAGCGGCACCACGACCTTGTCTTGACGCCAGTGGAGCGAAGCCCAAGCTCAGCTGCCCAAAAGACAACTGGCACGG cTGTATGAGGAAGACTTCTCGAGGAGCATCCAGGTCCCAGCGGCGTCGCAGGTCCAAGTCGCCAATCCTCCACCCCCCCAAGTTCACGTACTGCAGCGCCGCCACCGCCGGCGCCTCTGCACTGTCGACTCCTAGTGGCTGCCTTAAGCACCAGCGCCTGGCCGTGCCGGAGGCCACGGACCCCCATCGCGTGGTCGAAGGAAGatcggcctcctcctccgccgctctGCCGGCCAAGAAAGAGATCTTGTCTACAGGCACCCAGGGCCGCATCTCTCCTCTGGTCTTTGGATCTTGTGCTGCTGTGGTTTCCTCGAGTGAGATCCCCGGCATCGTCACTACTGTTGCGGGGCAGGAGCGGGGCAGCTTCGGAGACGTCCAGGCGAGCGAGGAGGGCGGCACTGAGAAAAGTGCCTGCGACAGAGCGGCCGCGGACTTCCGAGCCTTGTCTGAGCGCCACTCCCCGGCGGACGGCTGCCTCCCGTCCTGCTCTTGCGCCCAGAGCAACAGCTCAGATTCCCAGGAGGAGAGCGGGCCCGCGGCTGAAAACCAGTGCCAGTGCCAGTCGCACCATCAGGGCTGGAACGGCGTGGAGGTGTACTCCTTCACGGGGCTGCGCAACGTCATCTCGGAGTGCGAGCTGGGCCTGCCAAGCCACGCCACCGCCGCCAGAACACTCAGCGCCAACGGCAACACCACCGCCGCAGcttcctcgtcgtcgtcgtcgggcTCCCCCCGGTCATGCTCGGAGCAGGCGCGCAGCTACGTTGACGACATCACGATAGAGGACCTTTCTGGCTACATGGAGTATTATCTTTACATGCCCAAGAAGATGTCACACATGGCTGAGATGATGTACACCTAG